In one window of Rhodanobacter sp. FDAARGOS 1247 DNA:
- the dusB gene encoding tRNA dihydrouridine synthase DusB: MRIGPYLIDPPVVLAPMAGVTDKPFRLLCKRLGAGLAVSEMTNADPRLWHTRKSLRRMDHEGEPEPVSVQIAGYDPAMLAEAARFNVANGAQIIDINMGCPAKKVCNVWSGSALLQDEPLVARIVKAVVDAVEVPVTLKIRTGWDRQNRNALNIARIAQDNGIAALAVHGRTRADKYEGEAEYATIAAVKAAVRIPVLANGDVNTPQQARHVLDATGADALMIGRGAQGRPWIFREVAHYLATGELLAEPEPAEVGSILLGHLEQLYAFYGEQAGVRIARKHLGWYAKDRPENAAFRQVVNRAETVHEQLRLTRDYFAALAAGDRLAA; this comes from the coding sequence ATGCGCATCGGCCCCTACCTGATCGACCCGCCCGTGGTGCTGGCCCCGATGGCCGGCGTCACCGACAAGCCGTTCCGGCTGCTGTGCAAGCGGCTGGGCGCGGGCCTGGCCGTGTCGGAGATGACCAATGCCGATCCGCGGCTGTGGCATACGCGCAAGTCGCTGCGGCGGATGGACCACGAGGGCGAGCCCGAGCCGGTCAGCGTGCAGATCGCCGGCTACGACCCGGCGATGCTGGCCGAGGCGGCGCGCTTCAACGTGGCCAACGGCGCGCAGATCATCGACATCAACATGGGCTGCCCGGCGAAGAAGGTGTGCAACGTGTGGTCGGGCTCCGCGCTGCTGCAGGACGAGCCGCTGGTGGCGCGCATCGTCAAGGCGGTGGTCGACGCCGTCGAGGTGCCGGTGACGCTGAAGATCCGCACCGGCTGGGATCGGCAGAACCGCAACGCGCTGAACATCGCCCGCATCGCCCAGGACAACGGCATCGCCGCGCTGGCCGTGCACGGGCGCACCCGCGCCGACAAGTACGAGGGCGAGGCCGAATACGCCACCATCGCCGCGGTGAAGGCTGCCGTGCGCATTCCGGTGCTGGCCAATGGTGACGTCAACACGCCGCAGCAGGCCAGGCACGTGCTGGACGCCACCGGCGCCGACGCGCTGATGATCGGCCGCGGCGCCCAGGGCCGGCCGTGGATCTTCCGCGAGGTCGCCCATTACCTCGCCACCGGCGAATTGCTGGCCGAGCCGGAGCCGGCCGAAGTCGGCAGCATCCTGCTCGGCCACCTCGAACAGCTGTACGCGTTCTACGGCGAACAGGCCGGCGTGCGCATCGCGCGCAAGCACCTGGGCTGGTACGCGAAGGATCGGCCGGAAAACGCCGCGTTCCGGCAGGTGGTCAACCGGGCGGAAACTGTCCACGAACAGTTGCGGCTGACCCGCGATTATTTCGCAGCGCTCGCTGCCGGCGACCGGCTGGCCGCCTGA
- a CDS encoding YraN family protein, whose protein sequence is MRAAGDDFEQRACVALERAGLKLLARNYNTRHGELDLVMRDGGTVVFVEVRYRKSASHGDAATSVTAAKQGKLILAAQHWLAAHPQHARAACRFDVVSYDGPLDALQRQWLRGAFEAG, encoded by the coding sequence ATGCGCGCGGCCGGCGACGACTTCGAGCAACGCGCCTGCGTCGCGCTCGAACGCGCCGGCCTGAAGCTGCTGGCGCGCAACTACAACACCCGCCACGGCGAGCTGGACCTGGTGATGCGCGACGGCGGCACCGTGGTCTTCGTCGAGGTGCGCTACCGCAAGAGCGCCAGCCACGGCGACGCCGCCACCTCGGTCACCGCCGCCAAGCAGGGCAAGCTGATACTCGCGGCACAACACTGGCTGGCCGCGCACCCGCAACATGCGCGGGCGGCCTGTCGTTTCGACGTGGTCAGCTACGACGGCCCGCTCGACGCGCTGCAGCGGCAATGGCTGCGTGGTGCATTCGAGGCGGGCTGA
- a CDS encoding penicillin-binding protein activator, with translation MRFMRHSRVAATALLFSLLLAACVPSNAPRSPAELAAAQSAAALATQGQFDQSAQAWLALAGQSRGHADSYRLYAAEAWREEGQLQRAAPVLAGIKRQNLAGDEPVRLDLLRAELALDQHDAATALRLTTQPRVTIPAALQPRLLEFRARAMAASGDPWGAARTRVELDGQLSGFDHGQNRQQILALLGQVGVDSLKQRAAGMQRGDRMLPWVNEALSQLGVTVAQPTPDLQQPVGTLLPGADANVREGYKVPTQVALLLPNDGNYAAASTAIREGFFAAYLDAGRNHAPRPSVRVYDSQGTADGALKAYQQAVSDGARLVVGPLTRTEVAAVFGQAQLPVPLLALNHPDDKQLPAGDTSEFGLLPETEGAQAADHMIERGIRKAYVMVSVDDFAQRAASAFKAELTARGGELLGSITLPPGVTSYADVIAGMRLPTAPATAEPAASASTAQPDNPVVVDSGIFISMRPQQARLLLPQLHIARVGLPVFGTSHVYEGSDDSAANRDLDGLEFCDAPWLFDAQPGLPSHDDIATRLPAARGGAARLFAFGMDAWNLVPYIEWMRAHPGSYLPGASGQLAADQFGRVRRVLIWARFQDGLARPLGGSLQMDDMPSTAPPANAEPVPASPSSSGTFQPESR, from the coding sequence ATGCGCTTCATGCGCCACTCGCGCGTCGCCGCGACTGCCTTGCTGTTTTCGCTGTTGCTGGCCGCCTGCGTGCCCAGCAATGCGCCACGCTCGCCGGCGGAGCTTGCCGCGGCGCAGAGTGCCGCCGCACTGGCCACGCAGGGCCAGTTCGACCAGTCCGCGCAGGCATGGCTCGCGCTGGCCGGGCAATCGCGCGGACACGCCGACAGCTATCGCCTGTACGCCGCCGAGGCGTGGCGCGAGGAAGGCCAGCTCCAGCGCGCCGCACCCGTGCTCGCCGGCATCAAGCGGCAGAACCTTGCCGGTGACGAACCGGTACGACTGGACCTGCTGCGCGCCGAACTGGCACTGGACCAGCACGATGCGGCCACCGCGCTGCGGTTGACCACGCAACCCCGGGTCACCATCCCGGCGGCGCTGCAGCCGCGCCTGCTGGAATTCCGCGCTCGCGCGATGGCCGCCAGCGGCGACCCGTGGGGTGCCGCGCGAACCCGCGTGGAGCTGGACGGACAGCTCAGCGGCTTCGACCACGGCCAGAATCGCCAGCAGATCCTCGCCCTGCTGGGCCAGGTCGGCGTCGATTCGCTGAAGCAGCGCGCCGCCGGCATGCAGCGCGGCGACCGCATGCTGCCGTGGGTGAACGAGGCGCTCAGCCAGCTCGGCGTCACCGTGGCGCAGCCGACCCCCGACCTCCAGCAACCGGTCGGCACCTTGCTGCCCGGCGCCGACGCCAACGTGCGCGAGGGCTACAAGGTGCCCACCCAGGTGGCCCTGCTGTTGCCCAACGACGGCAATTACGCCGCCGCCAGCACGGCGATCCGCGAAGGTTTCTTCGCGGCCTATCTCGATGCCGGCCGCAATCACGCGCCGCGCCCCTCGGTACGGGTCTACGACAGCCAGGGCACCGCCGACGGCGCGCTCAAGGCGTATCAGCAGGCCGTCAGTGACGGCGCGCGACTGGTCGTCGGCCCGCTGACCCGCACTGAAGTCGCCGCCGTGTTCGGCCAGGCGCAGCTGCCGGTTCCGCTGCTGGCCCTGAATCATCCTGACGACAAGCAACTGCCCGCCGGCGACACCAGCGAATTCGGCCTGCTGCCGGAGACCGAGGGCGCGCAGGCTGCCGATCACATGATCGAACGGGGCATCCGCAAGGCCTACGTGATGGTCTCGGTCGACGACTTTGCCCAGCGTGCAGCCAGCGCGTTCAAGGCGGAGCTGACGGCCCGCGGCGGCGAGTTGCTGGGTTCGATCACCCTGCCGCCCGGAGTCACCAGCTACGCCGATGTCATTGCCGGGATGCGACTGCCGACGGCACCGGCGACCGCCGAGCCCGCAGCCAGCGCCAGCACGGCGCAGCCGGACAATCCGGTGGTGGTGGACAGCGGCATCTTTATCAGCATGCGCCCGCAACAGGCGCGGCTGCTGTTGCCGCAGTTGCACATCGCCCGGGTCGGCCTGCCGGTATTCGGCACCTCGCACGTCTATGAAGGCAGCGACGACTCCGCCGCGAATCGCGACCTGGACGGCCTGGAATTCTGCGACGCACCGTGGCTGTTCGACGCCCAGCCGGGACTGCCCAGCCACGACGACATCGCCACGCGCCTGCCCGCGGCCCGGGGCGGCGCCGCGCGGCTGTTCGCCTTCGGCATGGATGCCTGGAACCTGGTGCCCTACATCGAATGGATGCGCGCCCATCCGGGCAGCTACCTGCCGGGCGCCAGCGGCCAGCTCGCCGCCGACCAGTTCGGCCGCGTGCGCCGCGTGCTGATCTGGGCGCGCTTCCAGGATGGCCTGGCGCGTCCGCTGGGCGGCAGCCTGCAGATGGACGACATGCCATCGACCGCACCGCCCGCCAACGCCGAGCCGGTGCCGGCGAGTCCGTCGTCCAGCGGAACCTTCCAGCCCGAATCGCGCTGA
- the rsmI gene encoding 16S rRNA (cytidine(1402)-2'-O)-methyltransferase: MSSVQSGFLWVVATPIGHRDDFSARAIATLRAVAVIAAEDTRHSRPLLVHHNIDTPLLALHDHNERDAVDAIVRRMQAGDSVALISDAGTPLISDPGFRLVRAARAAGIRCVPVPGACAAIAALSVAGLPSDRFVFEGFLPPKAAARRSRLQELAGDPRTLIFYESSHRVAESLADMRDVFGADREAVLARELTKMFETVLGEPLAELAARVVSDPDQQRGEHVILVAGRGEEADAKLAEGRRIFAILREELPPAKAAKLAAAISGAPRKSLYESEK, encoded by the coding sequence ATGTCATCGGTTCAGTCAGGGTTTTTGTGGGTGGTGGCCACGCCCATCGGTCATCGCGACGATTTTTCAGCACGGGCGATCGCCACCTTGCGCGCGGTGGCGGTGATCGCGGCGGAAGACACCCGCCACAGCCGCCCGCTACTGGTTCACCACAACATAGATACGCCGCTGCTCGCACTGCACGACCACAACGAGCGCGATGCGGTGGATGCGATCGTGCGCCGGATGCAGGCCGGTGATTCGGTGGCGCTGATCTCGGACGCGGGCACGCCGCTGATCAGCGACCCGGGCTTTCGGCTGGTGCGCGCCGCGCGCGCCGCAGGCATCCGCTGCGTTCCGGTGCCGGGCGCGTGCGCGGCGATCGCGGCCCTGTCGGTGGCCGGCCTGCCCAGTGACCGTTTCGTGTTCGAGGGTTTCCTGCCGCCGAAGGCGGCGGCGCGGCGCAGTCGCCTGCAGGAACTGGCCGGCGATCCGCGCACGCTGATTTTCTACGAGTCGTCGCACCGCGTCGCCGAAAGCCTGGCCGACATGCGCGACGTGTTCGGCGCCGATCGCGAGGCCGTGCTGGCGCGCGAGCTGACCAAGATGTTCGAAACCGTGCTGGGCGAGCCGCTGGCGGAGCTGGCGGCGCGGGTCGTCAGCGATCCGGACCAGCAGCGCGGCGAACACGTGATCCTGGTGGCGGGGCGCGGCGAGGAAGCCGATGCGAAGCTCGCCGAAGGCCGGCGCATCTTCGCGATCCTGCGCGAGGAATTGCCGCCTGCGAAAGCTGCCAAGCTGGCGGCGGCGATCAGCGGGGCGCCGCGCAAATCTCTCTACGAGAGCGAGAAGTGA
- a CDS encoding nucleoside permease, whose product MSLKLRLTVLNFFQYYIWGAWLLTIGTWWFQTQHWSGTSFGAIFSTMGIASLFMPSLVGIVADKWINAERLYGILQICGAAVLFSIPHVQGPEQMFWVMLLNMCFYMPTISLAITVTYNALKQDGLDVVNTYPPIRVWGTIGFIAATWTTSLLGFKASPAQFHVAAAASLLLGLYAFTLPKCPPRLRAEEGRGLADRLGLTSFTLFKNRNMAVFFIFAMLLGAALQLTNAYGDAFLSDFVKVPEYANLLAVKYSTIIISISQFSETAFILTIPFFLKRFGIKAVMTMSMLAWVLRFGLFAFGDPAGGLWMIVLSCIIYGMAFDFFNISGSLFVESQADPKIRASAQGLFMLMTNGIGAVLGSLIAGFVIDHFFTNHQCDDTVAICKDWPGIWLAFAGYSLVMALLFVPLFKHRHDRGAAQRAVPTH is encoded by the coding sequence ATGAGCCTCAAGCTCCGTCTCACCGTACTCAATTTCTTCCAGTACTACATCTGGGGCGCGTGGCTGCTGACCATCGGCACCTGGTGGTTCCAGACCCAGCACTGGTCGGGCACCAGCTTCGGCGCGATCTTCTCGACCATGGGCATCGCCTCGCTGTTCATGCCCTCGCTGGTCGGCATCGTGGCCGACAAGTGGATCAACGCCGAACGCCTGTACGGCATCCTGCAGATCTGCGGCGCCGCGGTGCTGTTCTCGATCCCGCACGTGCAGGGCCCGGAGCAGATGTTCTGGGTGATGCTGTTGAACATGTGCTTCTACATGCCGACCATCTCGCTGGCGATCACGGTGACCTACAACGCGCTGAAGCAGGACGGCCTGGACGTGGTGAACACCTACCCGCCGATCCGCGTGTGGGGCACGATCGGCTTCATCGCCGCCACCTGGACCACCAGCCTGCTCGGCTTCAAGGCCTCGCCCGCGCAGTTCCACGTGGCCGCGGCCGCCTCGCTGCTGCTGGGCCTTTATGCGTTCACCCTGCCCAAGTGCCCGCCGCGGCTGCGCGCCGAGGAAGGCCGCGGCCTCGCCGACCGGCTGGGGCTGACCTCGTTCACCCTGTTCAAGAACCGCAACATGGCGGTGTTCTTCATCTTCGCCATGCTGCTGGGCGCGGCGCTGCAGCTGACCAACGCCTATGGCGACGCCTTCCTCAGCGACTTCGTCAAGGTGCCCGAGTACGCCAACCTGCTGGCGGTGAAGTACTCCACCATCATCATCTCGATCTCGCAGTTCTCCGAAACCGCCTTCATCCTGACCATCCCGTTCTTCCTGAAGCGCTTCGGCATCAAGGCGGTGATGACGATGAGCATGCTGGCCTGGGTGCTGCGCTTCGGCCTGTTCGCGTTCGGCGATCCGGCCGGCGGACTGTGGATGATCGTGCTCTCGTGCATCATCTACGGCATGGCCTTCGACTTCTTCAACATCTCGGGCTCCCTGTTCGTGGAAAGCCAGGCCGACCCGAAGATCCGCGCCAGCGCCCAGGGCCTGTTCATGCTGATGACCAACGGCATCGGCGCGGTGCTGGGCAGCCTGATCGCCGGCTTCGTGATCGACCACTTCTTCACCAACCACCAGTGCGACGACACCGTGGCGATCTGCAAGGACTGGCCCGGCATCTGGCTGGCCTTCGCCGGCTATTCGCTGGTGATGGCGCTGCTGTTCGTGCCGCTGTTCAAGCACCGGCACGACCGCGGGGCCGCGCAGCGGGCGGTGCCCACGCACTGA
- the rsmH gene encoding 16S rRNA (cytosine(1402)-N(4))-methyltransferase RsmH, which yields MAEQVLRHIPVMLGEAVEGLAVHAGGRYLDGTFGRGGHAREVLSRLGADGRLLLMDRDPTAIATARAEFAADPRVSIRHANFSSLAEWDETAHGLDGVLLDLGVSSPQLDEAARGFSFMADAPLDMRMDTSQGESAADFLAQASEREIADVLWNYGEERHSRRIARAIVADREATPFTRTGQLAALIERVAGRREPGKHPATRSFQALRIRVNGELDALQQGLNAALERLKPGGRLSVISFHSLEDRAVKLFIRDHSGRVQNSRRGPPVQGAPAQLAAVGKAQFPGDAELAANPRSRSAVLRVAEKLA from the coding sequence ATGGCCGAGCAAGTTTTGCGGCACATCCCGGTGATGCTGGGTGAAGCAGTGGAGGGTCTCGCCGTGCATGCGGGCGGGCGTTATCTCGATGGAACCTTCGGTCGCGGCGGTCACGCCCGCGAGGTCCTGTCGCGCCTGGGCGCCGACGGTCGCCTGCTGCTGATGGATCGCGATCCCACCGCCATCGCCACGGCCCGCGCCGAGTTCGCCGCCGATCCGCGGGTGTCGATCCGCCATGCGAATTTCTCCAGCCTGGCCGAGTGGGACGAAACCGCCCACGGCCTCGATGGCGTGCTGCTCGACCTGGGCGTGTCCTCGCCGCAGCTGGACGAGGCCGCGCGCGGTTTCAGCTTCATGGCCGATGCGCCGCTGGACATGCGCATGGACACCAGCCAGGGCGAGAGCGCGGCCGACTTCCTGGCCCAGGCCAGCGAGCGCGAAATCGCCGACGTGTTGTGGAACTACGGCGAGGAACGCCACAGCCGGCGCATCGCCCGCGCCATCGTGGCCGATCGCGAGGCCACCCCGTTCACCCGCACCGGCCAGCTGGCTGCGTTGATCGAGCGCGTGGCGGGCCGGCGCGAGCCGGGCAAGCATCCGGCCACGCGCAGCTTCCAGGCGCTGCGCATTCGCGTGAACGGCGAACTGGATGCCCTGCAGCAGGGCTTGAATGCCGCACTGGAACGGCTGAAGCCGGGTGGTCGCCTGTCAGTGATCAGCTTCCACTCGCTGGAGGACCGCGCGGTGAAGCTGTTCATCCGCGACCACTCCGGCCGCGTGCAGAACAGCCGCCGCGGACCGCCGGTGCAGGGCGCGCCGGCGCAACTGGCTGCGGTCGGCAAGGCGCAGTTCCCGGGCGATGCCGAGCTGGCGGCGAACCCGCGCTCGCGTTCGGCCGTCCTGCGCGTGGCGGAGAAACTCGCATGA
- the mraZ gene encoding division/cell wall cluster transcriptional repressor MraZ, which produces MLIVFQGETAITIDDKGRLTIPTAYREQVAGECANRLVITYNPFEAGSLWLFPHAEWEKVRDQVNALSKVKAAHRDMQMKLVGAAAVVEPDGAARVLLPASQRATTGIEKKAVLLGMGNKFELWSEQAHLAKIRQSIGEDDITNEMAELRL; this is translated from the coding sequence CTGCTGATCGTGTTCCAGGGCGAAACCGCCATCACCATCGACGACAAGGGTCGCCTGACCATCCCGACAGCGTATCGGGAGCAGGTGGCGGGCGAGTGCGCCAATCGCCTGGTGATCACCTACAACCCGTTCGAGGCGGGCAGCCTGTGGCTGTTTCCGCATGCGGAGTGGGAAAAGGTGCGCGATCAGGTGAACGCCCTGTCCAAGGTCAAGGCGGCTCACCGCGACATGCAGATGAAGCTGGTCGGTGCCGCCGCCGTGGTCGAGCCCGATGGCGCGGCGCGCGTTCTGCTGCCGGCCAGCCAGCGGGCCACCACCGGCATCGAGAAAAAGGCGGTGCTGCTGGGCATGGGCAACAAGTTCGAGCTGTGGAGCGAACAGGCCCACCTGGCCAAGATCCGCCAGAGCATCGGCGAAGACGACATCACCAACGAAATGGCCGAACTGCGCCTGTAA
- a CDS encoding uracil-DNA glycosylase family protein produces MEKKRKPGPMQQQRDMDALLAEIRCGHTCAMQQPPGRRPVLQASTRSRLLIVSQAPGRKVEESGIPFDDVSGERLRDWLQIDRATFYDADRVAIVPMDFCFPGKGKSGDLPPRPACAAIWHPRLFSLLTGVQLTLAIGQYAQVGMLGDARDATLTDTVRNWRTHLARGVLPLPHPSPRNRPWVMHNPWFEAELLPVLRQRVADVLAVPG; encoded by the coding sequence ATGGAGAAGAAAAGAAAGCCGGGCCCGATGCAGCAACAGCGCGACATGGACGCCTTGCTGGCGGAGATCCGCTGCGGGCACACCTGCGCGATGCAGCAGCCGCCGGGGCGGCGGCCGGTGCTGCAGGCGTCGACCCGGTCGCGGCTGCTGATCGTCAGCCAGGCGCCGGGGCGCAAGGTGGAGGAAAGCGGCATTCCGTTCGACGACGTCAGCGGCGAGCGCTTGCGCGACTGGCTGCAGATCGACCGCGCCACCTTCTACGACGCCGATCGCGTGGCGATCGTGCCGATGGATTTCTGTTTCCCGGGCAAGGGCAAGAGCGGCGACCTGCCGCCGCGGCCGGCGTGCGCCGCGATCTGGCATCCGCGCCTGTTTTCGCTGCTCACCGGCGTGCAACTGACCCTGGCCATCGGACAGTACGCCCAGGTCGGCATGCTCGGCGACGCGCGCGACGCCACGCTTACCGACACCGTGCGCAACTGGCGCACGCACCTGGCCCGCGGCGTGCTGCCGCTGCCCCACCCGAGTCCGCGCAACCGGCCGTGGGTGATGCACAACCCGTGGTTCGAGGCCGAGCTGCTGCCGGTGCTGCGCCAGCGCGTGGCCGATGTGCTGGCCGTGCCGGGGTGA
- the ftsL gene encoding cell division protein FtsL codes for MKAVGALCLLVLLVAVLASALGVVWTRHESRVLFVNLTALQNQRDELNIEYGKLELEQATYAEPRRIDDEARQKLGMVDPRPQDIRLLR; via the coding sequence ATGAAGGCCGTCGGCGCCCTCTGCCTGCTGGTGTTGCTGGTGGCCGTGCTGGCCAGCGCGCTCGGCGTGGTGTGGACGCGCCACGAGAGCCGCGTGCTGTTCGTCAACCTGACCGCGCTGCAGAACCAGCGCGACGAGCTGAATATCGAATACGGCAAGCTCGAGCTGGAGCAGGCCACCTATGCCGAACCCCGGCGCATCGACGACGAGGCCCGGCAGAAGCTGGGCATGGTCGATCCGCGCCCGCAAGACATCCGGTTGCTGCGATGA
- a CDS encoding FAD-binding oxidoreductase, protein MTLPASLLDSLRTIFPGDALDSGDDALRIAARDHSRHAHRPDVVVHPATHAQVESLVRTCREHRVPLTARGGGTSSTSASVPLAGGVVANFQRMDRIVRIAPDDRLAVVEPGVTNEALQQALAPHGFFWAPDPGSAPWCTIGGNLACNAGGPRALKYGATRDNVLGLRAVAGTGAGFVAGTHTTKDSTGYDLTRLLVGSEGTLALITEATLKLTPRPAAVRSLRATYRDTASAAQAVARIMAQPVTPAALEFMDALALKLARDHAPDADVPEAGALLLIEVDGTPETVGFAQHAVARAARGEGLIALDVAADAGENAALWAARKALSFAQRAVTEHKINEDVVVPVSRLPELVAGAQALAARHAVPLVCFGHAGNGNLHVNLLPRDVDEIERGYAALPELFALVIALGGTLSGEHGIGVVKRDYLPLALGESTIALMRSVKAAFDPDGILNPGKVV, encoded by the coding sequence ATGACCCTGCCCGCCTCCCTGCTCGACAGCCTGCGCACGATCTTTCCCGGCGACGCACTGGACAGCGGTGACGACGCCCTGCGTATCGCGGCGCGCGACCACTCGCGCCACGCGCATCGACCTGACGTCGTGGTCCATCCCGCCACGCACGCCCAAGTGGAGTCGCTGGTGCGCACCTGCCGCGAACATCGCGTGCCGCTCACCGCGCGCGGCGGCGGCACCAGTTCCACCAGCGCCTCGGTGCCGCTGGCCGGTGGCGTGGTGGCGAATTTCCAGCGCATGGATCGGATCGTGCGCATCGCGCCGGACGATCGCCTCGCGGTGGTCGAGCCGGGCGTCACCAACGAGGCCCTGCAGCAGGCGCTGGCGCCGCACGGATTCTTCTGGGCGCCCGATCCCGGCTCGGCGCCGTGGTGCACGATAGGCGGCAACCTCGCCTGCAACGCGGGCGGGCCGCGCGCGCTGAAGTACGGCGCCACCCGCGACAACGTGCTGGGCCTGCGCGCGGTGGCCGGCACCGGCGCGGGATTCGTCGCCGGCACGCACACCACCAAGGATTCCACCGGCTACGACCTGACCCGCCTGCTGGTCGGCTCGGAAGGCACGCTGGCACTGATCACCGAGGCGACGCTGAAACTCACCCCCCGGCCCGCTGCCGTGCGCTCGCTGCGTGCCACCTATCGCGACACGGCCAGCGCGGCGCAGGCGGTGGCGCGCATCATGGCGCAACCGGTGACGCCCGCGGCGCTGGAGTTCATGGATGCGCTGGCGCTCAAACTGGCCCGCGACCACGCACCGGACGCCGACGTGCCCGAAGCGGGAGCGTTGCTGCTGATCGAGGTCGATGGCACGCCGGAGACCGTGGGCTTTGCGCAGCACGCGGTGGCACGCGCCGCGCGCGGCGAAGGCCTGATCGCGCTGGACGTCGCGGCCGACGCCGGCGAGAACGCCGCATTGTGGGCCGCGCGCAAGGCGCTCTCGTTCGCCCAGCGCGCGGTGACCGAGCACAAGATCAACGAGGACGTGGTGGTGCCGGTGAGCCGCCTGCCCGAACTGGTCGCCGGCGCGCAGGCGCTGGCCGCCAGGCACGCGGTGCCGCTGGTGTGCTTCGGCCACGCCGGCAACGGCAACCTGCACGTGAACCTGCTGCCTCGCGACGTCGACGAGATCGAACGCGGCTACGCCGCACTGCCCGAACTGTTCGCCCTGGTGATCGCGCTGGGCGGCACGCTGTCGGGCGAACACGGCATCGGCGTGGTGAAGCGCGACTACCTGCCGCTGGCGTTGGGCGAGTCGACCATCGCGCTGATGCGCTCGGTCAAGGCCGCGTTCGATCCGGACGGCATCCTCAATCCGGGCAAGGTGGTTTGA
- the metK gene encoding methionine adenosyltransferase: MSNYLFTSESVSEGHPDKVADQISDAVLDAIVAQDPRARVACETMVKTGVAIVAGEITTDAWIDLEAITRKVILDIGYDSSDVGFDGATCGVINLIGKQSPDINQGVDRKKPEEQGAGDQGLMFGYATNETKDFMPAAIYYSHRLVEQQAKVRKKKNSPLPWLRPDAKSQVTLRYENGIATAIDAVVLSTQHDPSVKQKDLIEAVREEILKPVLPAKLLHKGTKFHINPTGKFVIGGPVGDCGLTGRKIIVDTYGGWARHGGGAFSGKDPSKVDRSAAYAARYVAKNIVAAGIADRCEVQVSYAIGVAHPTSISVTTFGTGKISDEKIEKLIRKHFDLRPFGILQMLDLIHPMYQQTASYGHFGRTPRDLVDANGNKFTSFSWEKTDRAEALRKDAKLK; this comes from the coding sequence ATGTCCAACTACCTGTTCACCTCCGAATCGGTCTCCGAAGGCCATCCGGACAAAGTTGCCGACCAGATCTCCGACGCCGTCCTCGACGCGATCGTCGCGCAGGACCCGCGCGCCCGCGTGGCCTGCGAAACCATGGTCAAGACCGGCGTGGCGATCGTCGCCGGCGAGATCACCACCGATGCGTGGATCGACCTGGAAGCGATCACCCGCAAGGTGATCCTGGACATCGGCTACGACTCCAGCGACGTCGGCTTCGACGGCGCCACCTGCGGCGTGATCAACCTGATCGGCAAGCAGTCGCCCGACATCAACCAGGGCGTGGACCGCAAGAAGCCGGAAGAACAGGGCGCGGGCGACCAGGGCCTGATGTTCGGCTACGCGACCAATGAAACGAAGGACTTCATGCCCGCCGCGATCTACTACTCGCACCGCCTGGTCGAGCAGCAGGCCAAGGTGCGCAAGAAGAAGAACTCGCCGCTGCCGTGGCTGCGCCCGGACGCCAAGAGCCAGGTCACCCTGCGCTACGAGAACGGCATCGCCACCGCGATCGACGCCGTGGTGCTGTCGACCCAGCACGACCCGAGCGTGAAGCAGAAGGACCTGATCGAGGCCGTGCGCGAGGAAATCCTCAAGCCGGTGCTGCCGGCCAAGCTGCTGCACAAGGGCACCAAGTTCCACATCAACCCGACCGGCAAGTTCGTGATCGGCGGGCCGGTGGGCGACTGCGGCCTGACCGGCCGCAAGATCATCGTGGACACCTACGGCGGCTGGGCCCGTCACGGTGGCGGCGCGTTCTCGGGCAAGGACCCGTCCAAGGTCGACCGTTCGGCCGCCTACGCCGCGCGCTACGTGGCCAAGAACATCGTCGCCGCCGGCATCGCCGACCGCTGCGAAGTGCAGGTGAGCTACGCGATCGGCGTGGCGCATCCCACCTCGATCTCGGTCACCACCTTCGGCACCGGCAAGATCAGCGACGAGAAGATCGAGAAGCTGATCCGCAAGCACTTCGACCTGCGTCCGTTCGGCATCCTGCAGATGCTCGACCTGATCCACCCGATGTACCAGCAGACCGCCAGCTACGGCCACTTCGGCCGCACCCCGCGCGACCTGGTCGACGCCAACGGCAACAAGTTCACCTCGTTCTCGTGGGAAAAGACCGACCGCGCCGAGGCGCTGCGCAAGGATGCGAAGCTGAAGTAG